Within Gilvibacter sp. SZ-19, the genomic segment TTGTGGCGTAAAGTAAAAGGCGGCCTTTCTGCCGGTCGTGTACAATCGGTTTCTGTTAGACTTATTGTAGAGCGTGAGCGGGAGATCATGGATTTCACACCCGTGGCTTCCTACCGTGTGGATGCAATGTTTGAAACCGAGGAGGGAAAAAGCTTTAAGGCTAAGTTGCCACAGAACTTTGACAGCTCCGCAGAAGCCAATTCCTTCTTAGAAAAGAATTTAAATGCCGATTTTTCCATTGCTAGTCTGACCAAAAAACCAGCTAAGAAATCTCCGGCGGCGCCGTTTACTACTTCTACCTTACAGCAAGAGGCTTCCCGAAAGCTTTATTTCTCTGTGAGTAAGACAATGACCTTAGCCCAGCGTTTGTACGAAGCGGGTCTTATCACTTATATGAGAACTGACAGTGTTAACCTGTCTGACGAAGCTAAAGCTGCAGCCAAAGAAGAGATCACAAAATCTTACGGAGAGGAGTATTCCAAACCGCGTAATTATAAAGGTAAGGCCAAAGGAGCCCAAGAAGCTCACGAAGCCATTCGCCCAACCGATATGTCACGTCATGCCGTAGATATCGATAGAGACCAGGCGCGTTTATACGAACTTATCTGGAAACGAACCATTGCCTCGCAAATGAGCGATGCGAAATTGGAGCGCACTCAGGTAAAGATAGAGGCCAACACGCACAAGGAGCTTTTCACTGCAAATGGTGAAATGATCAAATTTGACGGTTTCCTAAAGGTATATCTGGAAGGAATAGATGATGACGAAGAAGAACAGGACGGCATGTTGCCAAGTCTGGCAGAAGGTGATCCGCTCAAGAACAAGTACATCACCGCAACGGAGCGCTTTACGCGTCCGCCGTATCGATACACTGAAGCATCTTTGGTAAAGAAATTAGAAGAGCTAGGAATTGGACGTCCGTCTACCTACGCGCCGACCATTTCTACGATCCAGAATAGAAACTACGTCGAGAAAGGGACTGTTGATGGTAGCGAGCGCAAGTACGAGCAGCTTACCTTAAAGAACGGTAAGATCTCTGCTAAAGAGTTGACCGAAATGGTAGGTTCGGACAAAGGAAAATTAGTGCCTACAGATATAGGTATGATAGTTAACGACTTCTTGGTCGATCACTTTGACAATATTGTCGATTACAACTTTACCGCCAAGGTAGAGGAAGACTTTGACCAGATCGCCGATGGCGACGAGAAGTGGACGGAGATGATGCGTGATTTCTATCACTCGTTCCATCCGCAGGTAAAAGATGTGGCAGAGAACGCTGAACGTGAAAGCGGAGAGCGTATCTTGGGAACCCATCCGGAATCTGGCAAGACTGTCTTGGTACGCTTAGGTAAATTTGGTCCTATGGCGCAAATTGGAGCCCCAGACGACGAAGAGAAGCAATTTGCCAGTTTAACTCCGGAACAACAACTCACTACCATTACCCTAGAAGAGGCTTTGGATCTGTTCAAGCTGCCTAGAGATCTCGGGGAGTACGAAGGAGAAGCTATAGAAGTGAACAATGGGCGTTATGGGCCTTATGTGCGTTTTGGCAAGAAGTTTATCTCTCTTCCGGCCGGAAAGGATCCGCTAGATGTATCTAAAGAAGATGCCATTGAACTCATCGAGGCCAAAAAGAAAGCAGACGCTCCTATATATAGGTATAAAGATATGCCGGTTCAGAAAGGGAAAGGTCGCTTCGGACCATTTATCAAATGGAACAATATGTTCATTAACGTGAACAAAAAATACGACTTTGACAATCTGAGCGGAGATGATATAGAAACCCTGATCGAAGACAAACTCCAGAAAGAGCGCGATAAACTGATCCACGACTGGGCCGATGCAGGCATTCGTTTGGAAAAGGCGCGTTGGGGTAGGTTTAACCTGATAAAGGGCAAGACCAAAGTGGAACTCCCTAAGACCACCAAGGCACAGGAGATGACCTTAGAAGAAGCTCAGGCGATCTTGGAGAAACAAGCTCCGAAAAAGAAAAAGACCACCAAACGCAAAGCAGCCGCCAAGAAATAAGATGACAGATTTTTTAAGTCCGGTGAGTAAGGCCGTAGTGGCCCACAAAGAGTTATTACCCGATAACACTTTGGGTACTAAGATGCGTATTCACAGTCCGGGAACTGCCTTTCCGGATCTCACGGGCTGCGAAATGGCCATCATTGGGGTGCAAGAGAACAGACGTTCTGCAGACTTTGTAGGGCGCGCAGTATCCTTTGACAACATCAGAAAAGCGGTTTACAGTCTTTATCCTGGCAGTTGGCACATCCAAATTGCCGACCTGGGAGATATCATGCCTGGGGAGAGCGTAGAGGATACCTACTTCGCTTTGCGACAAGTAGTACTCGAATTGCATCAGCAAAATATCATACCTATTATATTAGGTGGTAGTCAAGATCTGGTTTATGCCAATTACAGGGCGTACGATGATCGCGGTGCTATGGTTAATATGGTGAATGTGGATTCTCGTTTTGACCTTGGCGATGCAGACCTGCCGATAAGCAATACCTCTTATATAGGTAAGATGGTAGTAGACAAACCTTATAATTTGTTCAACTACGCCAATATTGGATATCAGACCTATTTTAACTCCGCAGACGAGATAGATCTTATTCAGCGCCTTTATTTTGAAGCTTATCGTTTGGGAGAGGTTGCTGCGGATATTTCTTCTGTAGAGCCCATTATGCGCGATGCAGATATTGTCGCTATAGATATCTCGGCCATAAAGAGTACCGAGCTTACGCACGATTACGGTTATATGCCCAATGGATTCGACGGTAGAGAGATCTGTGCCATTGCGCGTTATGCAGGAATAAGCAATCGTGTGAGTTCTTTTGGGATCTACGAGTTAGAAGGGAACCGAGAAGCCGAGCGCGCCGCTATGCTTATTGCTCAGATGATCTGGTACTTTGCAGAAGGGGTCAATTACCGCATAGACGACGGAAATTTTACAAACGAAAACGAATACCTCACATACACCGTTCCGGTGAACGAACAGACTTTGCGCTTTAAAAAGAGCAAAAAAACGGGTAGATGGTGGATAGAATTGCCATTTATTTCAAATGTTAATAATAAATTAAAAAGACATACGTTATTACCATGCACGTACCGCGATTATGAGGATGCCTGTAATCAGAAAATTCCAGAACGTTGGTACAAAGCAAGACGTAAAAACGAAGTTTAACAGACTATTTAACGACTTTGCGATTTTAGGGGTTTTTGACTTTTTTGTTGTATTTTTCAAATATTATAAATAGGTTTACGCCCTTAAAATCTTGAACTTTTAACCTAAACACCTATGAAAAAGCTATTTGCAATTGTTGCATTTGCTGCTCTTTTAGTGTCCTGTAATTCGACCGATCGTGGAGAATTGGTTGGTGCTAAAGGAAAGAAATGGCACCCTGAAAAGCCATTCGGAATGACCCTTATTCCGGGAGGATCTTTCATTATGGGTAAAGCTGATGACGACATTGTTGCGGTAAACGATGCCCCGACTCGAACGGTTACCGTGCGCTCCTTTTACATGGATGAGACAGAGATTACGAACGCAGAATACAGACAATTTGTAAACTGGGTACGCGATTCTACTGTACGTCTACGTTTGGCTATTTTGGCCGATGAGGTTGGCGCAACACCGGGTGATGATGGTATTGGCGAATTCGCCTTCGTTGACCAGGAGAACACAGACGACATGACTCCTTATGAGAAGTATATGTATGACAATTACTTCGGAATGGGAGATGACTACTACGCTGGTCGCAAGATCAACAGAGAAATTGACATAATCTGGGACACTAGCGAATACCCTGACGAGTATTACGCTGAGGTAATGGATTCTATGTATATTCCTATTGAGGAGGCCTACAACGGACAACGCACTATCGATGTGAGCAAATTGAACTTCCAGTATTCTTATATGGACATTCAAGCTGCTGCTCGCGACAACAGTAAGCGCCGTAAGGACTTTATCAAAAAAGATACGGTGAATGTATATCCTGATACTACCGTATGGATCAAAGACTTTAATTACTCGTACAACGAGCCAATGCACAACGATTACTTCTGGCACGAGGCTTACGGTGAGTACCCAGTTGTGGGTGTGAACTGGAAGCAGGCCAAAGCATTCTGTGCTTGGAGAACTTTATACAAGAACGCTTATCAGAAATCGCGTCGTCGTCAGTACGTGAACAGCTTCCGCTTGCCAGGAGAGGCCGAGTGGGAATACGCTGCACGTGGTGGCTTGGAGTCTGCGACCTTCCCATGGGGTGGTCCTTACGCTAAGAACGACCGCGGATGTTTCATGGCGAACTTTAAGCCGCTTCGCGGTGATTACGCTGCCGACCAGGCATTGTACACAGTGGAGGCAGACGCTTACGAACCAAACGACTACAACCTCTACAACATGGCAGGGAACGTATCGGAATGGGTAGCATCATCTTATGACCCCAATTCTTATGACTACTCTTCTACGATCAACCCTAACGTGAATGACAAGAATAACATGCGTAAAGTGATCCGTGGTGGATCTTGGAAGGATGTTGCATACTTCCTACAAGTGAGTACCCGCGACTACGAATACGCTGATTCTGCACGTAGCTATATTGGCTTCAGAACTGTGCAGGATTATATGGGAACCGACGTCGTTCTTAACGAACAATTCGGCGACGGTCGATAAAGACATCACCGGTCTATGCTAGCCGGTGTTCATTTAGTAAAATGACTAACAGTAGTAACTTAACTTAATTTATTTATTATGGCACAATCAAAATCATCTAAGAAGCTATTTAACATGGCTTACGGACTAGGAGCCTCTATCGTTATCCTAGGGGCACTATTTAAGATCCTTCACTGGGAGCTAGGACCACTTAACGGTGGTGTACTACTTGCAGTAGGACTAATTACAGAAGCAATAATCTTTGCTATCTCTGCTTTCGAACCAGTAGACGACGATCTAGACTGGTCATTGGTTTACCCAGAACTAGCTGGTGGAAAATCAAATGGAAAGAAGAAAGATGAAAAACCCCAAGACGCCCAAGGTCTACTATCACAAAAATTAGACGAAATGCTTAAAGCAGCTAAGATCGACGAAGGTCTTATGACAAGTCTAGGAGAAAGCATCCGTTCTTTTGAAGGCGCAGCTAAGAGTATGGCCCCTACTACCGAAGCTATGAATTCAACTAAGAAGTACAGTGAAGAGATGGCTTTAGCCGCTGCTCAAATGGAGTCGCTAAACTCACTTTACAAAGTACAGGTTGAATCTACCAGCCGTCAGGCAGAAGTAAACGAGCAAGTTGTAGAAAATGCAGCTCAATTGAAAGCACAAATGGAAAATTTGACTTCTAACCTTTCTTCATTGAACGGTGTATACGGAGGTATGCTTTCTGCAATGAATAGAAACTAAGATAGTTTTTACTTACTAACCCCTTAATCTAAAACAGAAGAAGTTATGGCAGGAGGAAAACTATCTCCGCGGCAGAAGATGATTAACCTGATGTATCTGGTTTTCATCGCTATGCTCGCCCTCAACATCTCCAAGGAAGTCTTGACTGCCTTTGGACTGTTGAATAATAAATTAGAACAAGCCAATGTTGCGGCTACAGAGCGAAACAATAGCTTTATGGCAAGTCTTGCTACAAAAGCCACTGACGCTCCAGAACAGTACGCGGCATTAAAGGAAAAGGCTGATCGTGTAAGTGTAGTTTCCGATGAGTTCGACAGCTTCATCGAATCTATTAAGACAGAAATGAAGTCTACAGTTGAAGATGCGACCGATTACGAAGTGATGGACAAATCTGATTTCTTAGATCAGAAGTTCTTTAACGCAGACGGTCTTAAAGATGACGGTCAAGCTTTTTTGGCAGCGGTTAACAAGTACCGTACAGAAATGGACGCGGTGATCGGAAGTGATTACCCTGATATCAAAGAGTATGTTGATGAGAATTTTGCAACAGATCAGGTGACAGATCGTGATGGTGTAAAGATCGACTGGATGAACTACAACTTTGAGCGTGTACCTATGGTAGCGTCTTTGACCAAGCTTACACAAATGCAAGCGGACATCAAGACCACTAAGAGTGAACTATTGAACTTGTTCCTTTCTGGTGTTCAAGGTGAGTTGCTTTCCATGGATAAGTACAACACTTTTATGGATGCACCTAAGTCTGCGTACTACGTAGGAGAGACCTTTGACGGGGAGATCTTACTAGGACGCACAGATGCCACTACAGTTCCTAAGCGTGAGGAATTGACATTAGACGGTAGACCACTTCAGCGTGATAGAGACTACACCATTGACGGTGGTCGTATCAAATTGAAAATTGGTGCTGGTGGAGCTGGAGATCACAAGATCGAAGGTAAACTGATCTACGGAGAAGATGGTAAGGAAATCGAAGTTGATGTAAACACTGGTTTCGCGACCATCACTAAGCCAAACTCCGCAGTAATCTCTGCCGATAAGATGAATGTAGTATACCGCGGTGTAGATAACCCAATGACGGTTTCTATCCCTGGTATTCCAGATAACAATGTTTCTGCCTCAGGTGCCGGTCTAAGCCGCGTGTCTGGAAGCAAGTACGTGATGAAGCCTGGTCAAGGACGTGAGGTAACCATTACCGCTAGCGGTACATTGCCAGACGGACAACGTATCAGTACTCCAGCTACTTTCCGTATCAAGGACATTCCACGTCCAACAGGTACAGTGAGTGGCGAAGATGGAAACGGTGGTGCAGTGCGTATGCCGAGATCCTCTTTGGAAATTGCTTCTATTGGTGCAGAATTATTGGATTTTGACTTTGACCTGAAATTGGCAGTGACCAGCTTTAGCTTTAAGGTTTCCGGACAACCAACAGTGGTGGTTAACGGACGTAAGCTAGACGATAGAGCCAAAGCGGCCCTACGTAGAGCGAAGCGTGGTGAGACAGTTCAGATCTTTGATATCAAAGCGCAGATCCAAGGAAACTCCAGTTACAGATTACAGCGAATCTCTCCTGTATTTGTAGAGTTAACAAACTAGAATAAAAAAAGCTATAGAAATGATGAAGTCAAGAATTGCTTTGGTATTTGTAATGACCTTGATGGTAAGCTTTACCACCTTGGCCCAGCGCAACATACTCAATGCCAAGACTCCCGAGGAGATCGGAATGAAGACGGCAGAACAGATCGCTTACGATAATGACGAACCGCTACCTTACGGTTACGTAGATGAGCGTGACGTATTGTGGTCTAAGACCACCTGGGAGATCATTGACTTGGACGAGCGTGTAAACTTTCCGCTTTATTACCCAATTGACACCAACAACATCGGTGCGGACAGACGTTCGCTTTACGATGTACTGGTGAAGAACATCAAGGACGGTACTATTGAGCATGTTTACGCGGACTCTTACTTTACAGAAAAACGTACCCTAAACGATATCAGTGCTTCTTTGCGCTATACAGACACTACCGATGCCGGTATCCGTCAGTTCAACGCAGAAGGCCGTGTGGACGATGAATACATCCGTAAATTCGACTTGGGTGCAGCAGATATCTTGGAATGGCACATACGCGGTTACTGGTACCTTGACAAGCGTCAGGGGGAATTGAAGTACCGTTTGCTAGGATTGGCTCCGGTTGCCCCGGAAGCGCGTTCTTTGGCTTTCCCAGATCAAGCAACAGACAAAGTAGAACTGTTTTGGGTTTGGTTCCCAAGCGCCCGTAAGGTGCTGCACGAGGCAAAAGCGTTCAATCGCCTAAACACCTCCCAACCTATATCGTTCGACCATATCTTGAATTCTAGACGCTTTAATGGTATAATCTATCGCGAGGACAATGTCCAAGGAGACCGACAGGTTAAGGATTATATTAGCGATAACGCACTCATGCAATTGCTTGAGTCCGACAGAATCAAAGAAAGGATCCGCAATCTAGAAATGGATATGTGGAACTATTAACAGAAGAATTTCCATTAGTAAATTAGGGAAAAGCGCTGCTCTTTATGAGTGGCGCTTTTATTTTTTATAGTAGTATTTTTGCTGCGGATGAAAACCGAAGTAGACTATATCGTAGTTGGGCTGGGCTTGGCCGGGATCAACTTTGTGGAGCTCTTGCAAAAGCAGGGCAAGTCCTTTGTGGTCTTTGACAGCGGTGAAAATTATTCCTCCTGGGTTTCTGGAGGTTTATATAACCCTGTGATCTTAAAACGGCTTACACTTTCTTGGAATGCTGCGGAGCAGTTAGACCGGGCTTTGCCGGTTTACTGTGAAATAGAAGCGCGATTGGGTAAGACCTTTGATCATAAATTGCCCGTACATAAAAAGTTTCAGTCCTATGAAGATCTGAACAATTGGACAATTGCCACCGACAAACCTCATTTAAAACCCTATTTGAATCCTACTCCTATTAGCAATGCACCAAAAGGGGTCAAGGTTCCTTTTGGAATGGGACAGGTATTGAACACCGGGAAGGTGGATACTGCTGCACTCATGCAAGCTTATGCAGAGAATTTGCGCGAGCGGGGTTTGCTAATCAGTGAACGCCTCGATTACAACCAGCTCGATCTGACTACAGGCGTTGGCTACAAGAATATCCAGGCAAAGAAGATTGTTTTTGCAGAAGGATTTGGCTTAAAGCAGAACCCTTATTTCGACTCTTCTAAATTAAAAGGTAACAAAGGGGAATTGCTTATCGTTGATGTGCCGGATCTCAAACTTGATTTTGTCTTAAAGACCGATGTTTTCATCATCCCCTTGGGTGGTACTCGATTCTCTGTTGGGGCTACTTACAATTGGCAGGATAAAACCCTGGACCCAACCGACGAAGGCAAAGAAAAGTTGCTTAAGGCCTTAGAAAAACTCATCGAACTAGAATATACGGTTGTAGAACATCGTGTTGGGATAAGACCCACAACTGCAGATCGCCGTCCGCTAGTGGGTGTGCATCCGGAGTATACACAAATAGCTATGCTTAACGGTTTGGGTACGCGCGGAATTATGATTGGACCAACGGTTGCGCATCAGTTATATGAGCATCTGGAGCACGATCAGCCCTTACCAGAAGAAATAGATATTAAGCGTTTTTATCGTAATTGAAAAAGAAGTTGATCCAGATGTTTCTGGACAAGCGCAGAATAACAGGCAAGCCTAGTACCAAAACAGCCACAATTGCCAAGAAAGACTGCAAGCGATCCATCCCTAAGAAAACATAGGTTATGATAAAGGTGGCAACTGCAAAGGCAACGCCTACGCCATAACTGACATACATGGCTCCGTAAAAGAAAGAGGGTTCTATCTTGTATTTGGTGTTGCAATGGGAGCAGCGTTCGTTCATTTCCAAGGTCTTACCCGGAGCGTATAACTTACTGCTGCTATACATGCTTTCCTTTTGACAGACCGGGCAAGTGCCGGTTAATATGCTGTAGAGTTTAGTGCCTTTTAACATTGATGTCTGTAATTTTTTTAGCCCTGTAAAATTAAAGATATTTGCACTACCAAAAATGTGACTTAAGTCACTCTTCTATGTTAAACGTACACAACTTATCGGTTTCTTTTCAGGGCGAGGATCTCTTTAGCGAACTTACCTTTAAATTGGGTGGAGGAGACCGCGTAGGTCTTGTTGGAAAAAACGGTGCTGGGAAGTCTACTTTGCTGCGGATCTTGGCCCAAGAGCAAGAATACGATTCTGGGCAGATAGCCACAGACAAGGAACTTCGCATAGGATTCTTAAAGCAAGACATCGACTTTGAAAAGGGATGTACGGTTAAAGAAGAAGCCCAGAAGGCCTTTGTGAAGATCAAAGAATTGGAGGCGCGCTTGGAGCAGATCAATCTACAATTGGCAGAGCGCACCGATTACGAGAGCGAGAGTTACAATCAGCTTATGATAGATCTCAACGACGTACAACATCAGTACGAATTGTTGGGGGGTTATAACTATCAGGGCGATACCGAACGCATTCTAAAAGGTCTTGGTTTTACTGCTGCGGATTTTGACAAGCTCACTTCCACTTTTTCTGGAGGATGGCGTATGCGTGTAGAACTCGCTAAACTGCTCTTGCAAGACAACGATGTCTTATTACTCGATGAGCCGACCAACCACTTGGATATTGAATCTATTTTATGGCTGGAAGAGTTTTTAAAACAGTATACCGGAGCCGTTGTTATTGTATCCCACGATAAGGTCTTCTTAGATACTATTACTAATCGCACCATAGAGATCTCCTTGGGCCGTATTTACGATTATCCGAAACCCTATAGCGAGTATTTAACGCTACGCAATGAGCTGCGTACCCAGCAATTGGCGGCGCAAAAGAATCAGCAGAAACAGATCGCCCAAACAGAAAAACTAATTGAAAAGTTTCGAGCTAAGGCTTCTAAAGCGACCATGGCCCAGTCACTGATCAAAAAGCTGGACAAGATAGATCGCATAGAAGTGGATCAAGACGACAATGCGGTGATGAGTGTTCGCTTTCCGGTCTCTGTTACTCCAGGTAAGGTAGTGTTAGAGTTAGAAGATGTAGCCAAGAGCTATGGCGAAAAGCGCGTATTGCGCCCTTTGGAAATGTTGGTGGAGCGCGATAGCAAGATCGCCTTTGTGGGTCAGAACGGACAAGGAAAGACCACTCTGGCCAAGATCATTGTGGGCGAGATCGCTCACGAAGGTAAGGTCAAGCTAGGACACAATGTACAACTGGGTTATTTTGCCCAGGATCAAGCCGATCATTTAGACGGATCCAAGACGGTTTTAGATACCATGATCGATGCGGCCAATGAAAAGAACAGAACCAAGGTAAGGGACATACTTGGGGCATTCCTCTTTAGAGATGAAGCTGTTGACAAATACGTGCGCGTATTGTCTGGAGGTGAACGCAATCGTTTGGCGTTGGCCAAGCTGCTTTTACAACCCTTCAATGTACTTATTATGGATGAGCCTACCAATCACTTGGACATCAAATCCAAGAATGTTCTAAAGGAGGCCCTGGCTAATTATGAAGGCACTTTGATCTTGGTCTCGCACGATCGTGATTTTTTACAAGGCCTTACCAATAAGGTTTACGAATTTAGAGATCACAAGATCAAAGAGTATTTGGGCGATATTGAGTATTTCTTGCAAGAACGCAACCTGCGTTCCATGCGAGAAGCAGAAAAGCGCAGCGAGGTCGCAGTGGCTAAGACAGCTAGTACAGCGTCCAAGAAGTCTTACGAAGAGCAAAAACAGCTCAAATCGCTTAAAAACAAGCTTAGCAAGGTGGAATCGCAGATCTCAGCTTTGGAGAAAGCCATAAAAGAGTCAGACGTCGCCTTAGAAGTGAATTACGACGAAACCGTGAAAGATCCTTCCTTTTTTGACGGATATCAAGCCAAAAAAGACGAACTTGAACAACTCATGCAACGCTGGGAAGACCTCAGCGAAGCTATAGATCAATTGAATTAACGCCCTTTAGATTATGTGGGAATTATTGACCAGCACCGAAGCCTGGGCAGCCTTTTTGACCTTGGTGATCATGGAGATCATCTTAGGGGTCGATAACATTGTGTTCATTTCGATTCAAACCGATAAACTCCCGCCCGAGCAACAGAAAAAAGGGCGTAACCTCGGTTTGCTCTTCGCCTTGTTCACACGGATCGTTCTGCTGTTGTCCATCACCTGGGTAATGACTCTGACCACGCCACTATTCAATTTGGCGGATTGGTTTGGTATAGATGGTGAATGGCATGAAAGACTATCGATCTCTGGACGCGATCTTATTTTAATGATCGGTGGGATGTTTTTGATGTATAAGAGTATCAAAGAGATCCACGAGAATGTCGAAGGCGAATCCCATTTGGCCACAGGCAAGAAAAAACCAACCACCTTTTTAAACACAGTGATCCAAATTGGACTTTTGGATATAGTCTTTGGGCTCGACTCTGTGATCACCGCTGTGGGTATGGCAGAAGATGTGGAGATCATGATAGCGGCCGTTGTGGTGAGTATGATCTTTATGGTCTTTAGTCTGAACTTTATTAGCCAGTTTGTGAATCAGCATCCGAGTGTGAAGATCTTGGCCCTTTCTTTCTTACTGCTTATCGGGATCTCCCTGATTGCAGAATCCATAGAACAACCTATAGCTAAAGGGTATATCTATTCGGCCATGGCATTCTCTATTTTTGTGGAGTTCTTGGTGATTCGCGCAGCAAAGAACAAAGGGCAGAAGCGCGCTTCAAATTGATTTTTTAGATAGCCTTAGCCTCTCCTTTATTTATGAATCCTTTAACGCGAGGCCCTTTTTAGTTGCAGTAATTTTGCGTGTTAACCAACCGGAAAAATGCGTAAAATTCTATTATATCTCTTCGGAGCACTTTTGCTGGTAGCTGCCTTTTTTGGAGCCAAAGCGATCATAAGTGCGAACAAACAACCCAAACCTGTAGCCAAGGAAGTTGTTAAAACCGTATTTGTAACTCCTGTTTCTAATACGACGGTTCCTATTACAGTTGCCGCCAATGGAACACTCATGGCTAAGAACAGGTTGTAGTTGTATGCAGAGGTTCAAGGTGTGTTCAACAGCAGCAGTCGCGACTTTAAACCCGGACAAGAGTACCGGCGTGGAGAAGTTCTTTTGCGTTTAGACGCAGATGAGTTTTATGCCTCTGTGCAGTCAGCACGTAGCGAGTTTTACAACCTGATCACCTCCTTAATGCCAGATCTGCGTTTGGATTATCCGGAAGCTTATCCGGTATGGCAAGATTATCTCAGTAGTATAAGTATTGATAAATCCTTGCCAGCATTACCAGAGCTCAAGGATGATAAATTGGGATATTTTATTAGCGGTCGAGGCATTACCACCGCTTATTACAACATTAAGAACCAAGAACAGCGCTTGGGCAAATACGTAATGCGCGCGCCCTTTGACGGAATATTGACTGCTGCCTTGGTCAATAAGGGAACACTGGTTCGAACCGGACAACAATTGGGAGAATTCATTGATCCATCAAGTTACGAATTGGAACTCGCGGTAACTAAGGAATTTAGCGATCTGCTCAAACGA encodes:
- the topA gene encoding type I DNA topoisomerase, whose translation is MAKNLVIVESPAKAKTIEKFLGKEYKVASSFGHIVDLPSKELGVDVEGDFKPKYVVPSDKKKLVKELKEMAAKAEMVWLASDEDREGEAIAWHLFESLGLTEDKTKRIVFHEITKSAILKAIANPRSIDYNLVNAQQARRVLDRLVGYEISPVLWRKVKGGLSAGRVQSVSVRLIVEREREIMDFTPVASYRVDAMFETEEGKSFKAKLPQNFDSSAEANSFLEKNLNADFSIASLTKKPAKKSPAAPFTTSTLQQEASRKLYFSVSKTMTLAQRLYEAGLITYMRTDSVNLSDEAKAAAKEEITKSYGEEYSKPRNYKGKAKGAQEAHEAIRPTDMSRHAVDIDRDQARLYELIWKRTIASQMSDAKLERTQVKIEANTHKELFTANGEMIKFDGFLKVYLEGIDDDEEEQDGMLPSLAEGDPLKNKYITATERFTRPPYRYTEASLVKKLEELGIGRPSTYAPTISTIQNRNYVEKGTVDGSERKYEQLTLKNGKISAKELTEMVGSDKGKLVPTDIGMIVNDFLVDHFDNIVDYNFTAKVEEDFDQIADGDEKWTEMMRDFYHSFHPQVKDVAENAERESGERILGTHPESGKTVLVRLGKFGPMAQIGAPDDEEKQFASLTPEQQLTTITLEEALDLFKLPRDLGEYEGEAIEVNNGRYGPYVRFGKKFISLPAGKDPLDVSKEDAIELIEAKKKADAPIYRYKDMPVQKGKGRFGPFIKWNNMFINVNKKYDFDNLSGDDIETLIEDKLQKERDKLIHDWADAGIRLEKARWGRFNLIKGKTKVELPKTTKAQEMTLEEAQAILEKQAPKKKKTTKRKAAAKK
- a CDS encoding formimidoylglutamase, which encodes MTDFLSPVSKAVVAHKELLPDNTLGTKMRIHSPGTAFPDLTGCEMAIIGVQENRRSADFVGRAVSFDNIRKAVYSLYPGSWHIQIADLGDIMPGESVEDTYFALRQVVLELHQQNIIPIILGGSQDLVYANYRAYDDRGAMVNMVNVDSRFDLGDADLPISNTSYIGKMVVDKPYNLFNYANIGYQTYFNSADEIDLIQRLYFEAYRLGEVAADISSVEPIMRDADIVAIDISAIKSTELTHDYGYMPNGFDGREICAIARYAGISNRVSSFGIYELEGNREAERAAMLIAQMIWYFAEGVNYRIDDGNFTNENEYLTYTVPVNEQTLRFKKSKKTGRWWIELPFISNVNNKLKRHTLLPCTYRDYEDACNQKIPERWYKARRKNEV
- the gldL gene encoding gliding motility protein GldL, with product MAQSKSSKKLFNMAYGLGASIVILGALFKILHWELGPLNGGVLLAVGLITEAIIFAISAFEPVDDDLDWSLVYPELAGGKSNGKKKDEKPQDAQGLLSQKLDEMLKAAKIDEGLMTSLGESIRSFEGAAKSMAPTTEAMNSTKKYSEEMALAAAQMESLNSLYKVQVESTSRQAEVNEQVVENAAQLKAQMENLTSNLSSLNGVYGGMLSAMNRN
- the gldK gene encoding gliding motility lipoprotein GldK; translated protein: MKKLFAIVAFAALLVSCNSTDRGELVGAKGKKWHPEKPFGMTLIPGGSFIMGKADDDIVAVNDAPTRTVTVRSFYMDETEITNAEYRQFVNWVRDSTVRLRLAILADEVGATPGDDGIGEFAFVDQENTDDMTPYEKYMYDNYFGMGDDYYAGRKINREIDIIWDTSEYPDEYYAEVMDSMYIPIEEAYNGQRTIDVSKLNFQYSYMDIQAAARDNSKRRKDFIKKDTVNVYPDTTVWIKDFNYSYNEPMHNDYFWHEAYGEYPVVGVNWKQAKAFCAWRTLYKNAYQKSRRRQYVNSFRLPGEAEWEYAARGGLESATFPWGGPYAKNDRGCFMANFKPLRGDYAADQALYTVEADAYEPNDYNLYNMAGNVSEWVASSYDPNSYDYSSTINPNVNDKNNMRKVIRGGSWKDVAYFLQVSTRDYEYADSARSYIGFRTVQDYMGTDVVLNEQFGDGR
- the gldM gene encoding gliding motility protein GldM, whose protein sequence is MAGGKLSPRQKMINLMYLVFIAMLALNISKEVLTAFGLLNNKLEQANVAATERNNSFMASLATKATDAPEQYAALKEKADRVSVVSDEFDSFIESIKTEMKSTVEDATDYEVMDKSDFLDQKFFNADGLKDDGQAFLAAVNKYRTEMDAVIGSDYPDIKEYVDENFATDQVTDRDGVKIDWMNYNFERVPMVASLTKLTQMQADIKTTKSELLNLFLSGVQGELLSMDKYNTFMDAPKSAYYVGETFDGEILLGRTDATTVPKREELTLDGRPLQRDRDYTIDGGRIKLKIGAGGAGDHKIEGKLIYGEDGKEIEVDVNTGFATITKPNSAVISADKMNVVYRGVDNPMTVSIPGIPDNNVSASGAGLSRVSGSKYVMKPGQGREVTITASGTLPDGQRISTPATFRIKDIPRPTGTVSGEDGNGGAVRMPRSSLEIASIGAELLDFDFDLKLAVTSFSFKVSGQPTVVVNGRKLDDRAKAALRRAKRGETVQIFDIKAQIQGNSSYRLQRISPVFVELTN
- the gldN gene encoding gliding motility protein GldN, producing MKSRIALVFVMTLMVSFTTLAQRNILNAKTPEEIGMKTAEQIAYDNDEPLPYGYVDERDVLWSKTTWEIIDLDERVNFPLYYPIDTNNIGADRRSLYDVLVKNIKDGTIEHVYADSYFTEKRTLNDISASLRYTDTTDAGIRQFNAEGRVDDEYIRKFDLGAADILEWHIRGYWYLDKRQGELKYRLLGLAPVAPEARSLAFPDQATDKVELFWVWFPSARKVLHEAKAFNRLNTSQPISFDHILNSRRFNGIIYREDNVQGDRQVKDYISDNALMQLLESDRIKERIRNLEMDMWNY